From Amycolatopsis sp. YIM 10, the proteins below share one genomic window:
- a CDS encoding DEAD/DEAH box helicase: MRAGTREAITLTASENHDENITTGSDPVALEHSETGLPETDPSHPLQAGAPVEPEAPTFAEFGVRPEIVRALAESGIERTFAIQSLTLPLAMAGDDLIGQARTGMGKTLGFGVPLLHRIVTPGDGTPQALIVVPTRELCLQVARDLTDAGKHLGIRTLAIYGGRPYEPQIAALRKGIDVVIGTPGRLLDLAEQKHLVLGKVRNLVLDEADEMLDLGFLPDIERILGMVPDERQTMLFSATMPGPIITLARTFLTQPTHIRAEENDAGAVHERTTQFIYRAHSLDKTELIAKVLQAEGRGLCMIFTRTKRTAQKVADELAERGFAAAAVHGDLGQGAREQALRAFRSGKVDVLVATDVAARGIDVVDVTHVINYQTPEDEKTYVHRIGRTGRAGKTGVAVTLVDWDDEARWKLISDTLGLDMPEPVETYSTSKHLFSDLGIPEDASGRLPLAKRTRAGLSAEPEENLGGKRRGRSETESTVKRTRRPRRRTRGGADAAAEIEAADAAKTSGEAPADGKTEDRPRRRRTRGAGGSKPNGDASATNEKPESAAGENGERPARRRRRRRAGAPANTADTPASAE, from the coding sequence GTGCGCGCTGGTACGAGAGAGGCGATCACCCTGACCGCAAGCGAAAACCACGACGAGAACATTACTACCGGTAGCGATCCGGTCGCGCTGGAGCACAGCGAGACCGGCCTGCCGGAGACCGACCCGTCCCACCCGCTCCAGGCCGGTGCCCCGGTCGAGCCGGAAGCTCCCACGTTCGCCGAGTTCGGCGTCCGCCCGGAGATCGTGCGCGCACTGGCCGAGAGCGGCATCGAGCGCACCTTCGCCATCCAGTCGCTGACCCTGCCGCTGGCGATGGCCGGCGACGACCTGATCGGCCAGGCCCGCACCGGCATGGGCAAGACGCTGGGCTTCGGCGTGCCGCTGCTGCACCGGATCGTCACCCCCGGCGACGGCACCCCGCAGGCGCTGATCGTGGTGCCGACCCGCGAGCTGTGCCTCCAGGTCGCCCGCGACCTCACCGACGCCGGCAAGCACCTGGGCATCCGCACGCTGGCCATCTACGGCGGCCGCCCGTACGAGCCGCAGATCGCCGCCCTGCGCAAGGGCATCGACGTGGTCATCGGCACGCCGGGCCGCCTGCTCGACCTCGCCGAGCAGAAGCACCTGGTGCTGGGCAAGGTCCGCAACCTGGTGCTGGACGAGGCCGACGAGATGCTCGACCTCGGCTTCCTGCCGGACATCGAGCGCATCCTCGGCATGGTCCCGGACGAGCGCCAGACCATGCTCTTCTCGGCCACCATGCCGGGCCCGATCATCACCCTGGCCAGGACCTTCCTGACCCAGCCGACGCACATCCGCGCCGAGGAGAACGACGCCGGCGCGGTGCACGAGCGCACCACCCAGTTCATCTACCGGGCGCACTCGCTGGACAAGACCGAGCTGATCGCGAAGGTGCTGCAGGCCGAGGGCCGCGGCCTGTGCATGATCTTCACCCGCACCAAGCGCACCGCGCAGAAGGTCGCCGACGAGCTGGCCGAGCGCGGCTTCGCCGCCGCGGCCGTGCACGGTGACCTCGGCCAGGGCGCCCGTGAGCAGGCGCTGCGCGCGTTCCGCTCCGGCAAGGTCGACGTGCTCGTCGCCACCGATGTCGCCGCTCGCGGCATCGACGTCGTCGACGTCACGCACGTGATCAACTACCAGACGCCCGAGGACGAGAAGACCTACGTCCACCGCATCGGCCGCACCGGCCGCGCCGGCAAGACCGGCGTCGCGGTGACCCTGGTCGACTGGGACGACGAAGCCCGCTGGAAGCTCATCTCGGACACGCTCGGCCTGGACATGCCGGAGCCGGTGGAGACCTACTCCACCTCGAAGCACCTGTTCAGCGACCTCGGTATCCCGGAGGACGCCTCGGGCAGGCTGCCGCTGGCCAAGCGCACCCGCGCCGGGCTGTCGGCCGAGCCGGAGGAGAACCTCGGCGGCAAGCGCCGCGGTCGCTCCGAGACCGAGTCCACGGTCAAGCGCACCCGCCGTCCGCGTCGCCGCACCCGCGGCGGAGCCGACGCGGCCGCCGAGATCGAGGCCGCTGACGCCGCCAAGACCAGCGGTGAGGCCCCGGCCGACGGCAAGACCGAGGACCGGCCGCGCCGCCGCCGCACCCGTGGTGCCGGTGGCAGCAAGCCCAACGGGGACGCCTCGGCCACCAACGAGAAGCCCGAATCCGCGGCCGGGGAGAACGGGGAGCGCCCGGCGCGCCGCCGTCGCCGCCGCCGCGCCGGTGCCCCGGCCAACACGGCCGACACACCGGCTTCGGCAGAATGA
- a CDS encoding alpha/beta fold hydrolase — translation MGIHPDSGLAEGTPPRPSQLWPHRAERTEFDGPHGPIAALRTTAPAEATVLLVPGYTGSKEDFAPLLDQLADAGFQAIAIDLPGQYESPGAGDESAYTPSKLGEVVAELVAGLGPRPVVLLGHSFGGLVARGAVLAGARIAGLTLMDSGPGQLPEGGRRAALALGEPLLRQDGLAAAYAVREEVSARFPAWALVPDEVKAFLRKRFVSSSAAGLLGMADVLRNEPDRVDELAKSLRDNNIPGLVVAGENDDAWSIPAQRDMADRLDVPFALVPGAAHSPNTENPEGLLAVLLPAWRSWTG, via the coding sequence ATGGGCATTCATCCGGATTCGGGGCTGGCCGAAGGCACCCCGCCGCGACCGTCGCAGCTTTGGCCGCATCGCGCGGAACGCACCGAGTTCGACGGCCCGCACGGGCCGATCGCGGCGTTGCGCACCACCGCCCCAGCCGAGGCGACGGTGCTGCTGGTGCCGGGCTACACCGGTTCCAAGGAGGACTTCGCGCCCCTGCTCGACCAGCTGGCCGACGCCGGTTTCCAGGCCATCGCGATCGACCTGCCCGGCCAGTACGAGTCGCCGGGAGCCGGTGACGAATCCGCCTACACCCCGTCGAAGCTCGGCGAGGTGGTCGCGGAGCTGGTCGCCGGGCTCGGACCGCGGCCGGTGGTGCTGCTGGGGCATTCGTTCGGTGGCCTGGTCGCCCGCGGCGCGGTGCTGGCCGGCGCCCGGATCGCCGGGTTGACCCTGATGGACAGCGGTCCGGGGCAACTGCCCGAAGGCGGCAGGCGAGCCGCGCTCGCGCTCGGGGAACCGCTGCTGCGCCAGGACGGCCTGGCCGCCGCCTACGCGGTGCGCGAGGAGGTCAGCGCCCGGTTCCCGGCCTGGGCACTGGTGCCGGACGAGGTCAAGGCCTTCCTGCGGAAACGGTTCGTCAGCTCCAGCGCGGCGGGCCTGCTCGGCATGGCCGACGTGCTGCGCAACGAGCCGGACCGCGTCGACGAGCTGGCGAAGTCCTTGCGGGACAACAACATTCCCGGTCTGGTGGTGGCCGGCGAGAACGACGACGCGTGGAGCATCCCGGCCCAGCGCGACATGGCCGACCGGCTGGACGTGCCCTTCGCGCTGGTCCCCGGCGCGGCGCACTCCCCGAACACCGAAAACCCCGAGGGCCTGCTCGCGGTCCTGCTACCGGCCTGGCGAAGCTGGACTGGCTAA
- a CDS encoding PD-(D/E)XK nuclease family protein, whose translation MSQIGFDFGEQQPRRLTRVTPAKLATFDDCARRYRLTYLDRPTPQRTGAWAHSTLGAVVHNALKALFDLPVERRSPQRAAALVAEHWKDAGFLDEVQAAKYRRRAQEWVSEYVERNDVAFDPVGLERWVSAPTGGGPGGPTIIVEGRADRIDERDGELVIVDYKTGRRQPDEYEARSAQALAMYAVAATRTLRMPCHRVELHHVPTGTVAAAEHTPESLKRHVTRAEETAADLQKATDTLAEGGDGQELFPARTGRHCSWCDFRPSCAEGQQAMPEMRSWDLLAPLEADDE comes from the coding sequence GTGTCGCAGATCGGGTTCGATTTCGGGGAGCAGCAGCCTCGGCGGCTGACCAGGGTGACCCCGGCCAAGCTGGCCACCTTCGACGACTGCGCGCGCCGGTACCGGCTGACCTATCTCGACCGGCCGACCCCGCAGCGCACCGGTGCCTGGGCGCACAGCACGCTCGGCGCGGTGGTGCACAACGCGCTCAAGGCGCTGTTCGACCTGCCGGTGGAGCGCCGCAGCCCGCAGCGGGCCGCCGCGCTGGTCGCCGAGCACTGGAAGGACGCCGGCTTCCTCGACGAGGTGCAGGCCGCGAAGTACCGCCGCCGGGCGCAGGAGTGGGTCAGCGAGTACGTCGAGCGCAACGACGTCGCCTTCGACCCGGTCGGCCTGGAGCGCTGGGTGTCCGCGCCGACCGGCGGTGGGCCCGGCGGGCCGACCATCATCGTCGAGGGCCGCGCGGACCGGATCGACGAACGCGACGGTGAGCTGGTGATCGTCGACTACAAGACCGGCCGCCGCCAGCCAGACGAGTACGAGGCGCGCAGCGCGCAGGCACTGGCGATGTACGCCGTGGCGGCCACGCGCACGCTGCGCATGCCGTGCCACAGGGTGGAGCTGCACCACGTGCCCACCGGCACGGTCGCCGCCGCCGAGCACACACCGGAAAGCCTCAAGCGCCACGTCACCCGCGCGGAGGAGACCGCCGCCGATCTGCAGAAGGCGACGGATACCCTGGCCGAAGGCGGTGACGGGCAGGAGCTCTTCCCCGCCAGGACAGGGCGCCACTGCTCCTGGTGCGATTTCCGGCCCAGCTGTGCCGAGGGCCAGCAGGCGATGCCGGAAATGCGGTCGTGGGACCTGCTGGCGCCGCTCGAAGCCGACGACGAATAG
- a CDS encoding MarC family protein, whose product MAFSDYFDATLFMEATITLVVIMDPPGTVPVFLSLTGRKSPAVRARAARQAVLVSLLVISLFAIAGQAILAYLHIGIPALQGAGGLLLLLIALDLLTGKGSTDPEVADDVNVALVPLGTPLLAGPGAIAATIVFVRQADGKVGAYVALALAIVTVHFVLWMCMRYSGVVIKLIRESGITLLAKVAGLLLAAIAVELVADSVKGFITGG is encoded by the coding sequence ATGGCCTTCTCGGACTACTTCGACGCCACACTGTTCATGGAGGCCACGATCACCCTGGTGGTGATCATGGACCCGCCCGGCACGGTGCCGGTCTTCCTCAGCCTGACCGGCCGGAAGTCACCCGCGGTGCGCGCCCGCGCGGCCCGGCAGGCGGTGCTGGTCTCGCTGCTGGTGATCTCGCTGTTCGCCATCGCCGGGCAGGCGATCCTGGCCTACCTGCACATCGGCATCCCGGCACTGCAGGGCGCGGGCGGGCTGCTCCTGCTGCTCATCGCGCTGGACCTGCTGACCGGCAAGGGCAGCACCGATCCCGAGGTGGCCGACGACGTCAACGTGGCGCTGGTGCCGCTGGGCACCCCGCTGCTGGCCGGCCCGGGCGCGATCGCCGCGACGATCGTTTTCGTGCGGCAGGCCGACGGGAAGGTCGGCGCGTACGTGGCGCTGGCGCTGGCCATCGTGACCGTGCACTTCGTGCTGTGGATGTGCATGCGGTACTCGGGCGTGGTGATCAAGCTGATCCGCGAGTCCGGGATCACCCTGCTGGCCAAGGTGGCCGGCCTGCTGCTGGCCGCGATCGCGGTCGAACTGGTGGCGGACTCGGTGAAGGGCTTCATCACCGGCGGCTAG
- a CDS encoding PHP domain-containing protein, producing MDAVRIDLHTHSTVSDGTDSPAELMAAAAAAGLNVIALTDHDTTAGWRPAIEALPRGLTLVPGAEMSCVSGPPGARIGVHLLGYLFDPDAEVLAAEQRRLRLQRRTRVRTMAERMAADGLPVDPDEVLGLLPDDSPAGRPHLAQALVRAGTVSTVDEAFARYLASGRGYYVPGADTLVETALEMIAAAGGVTVLAHAFAHTRGPILSEEAIAKLAALGLTGLEVDHPNHEPADRDRLRALAADLDLVVTGSSDYHGTNKTIALGADLTAPEAFEELVGRATGSHLVTG from the coding sequence ATGGACGCTGTGCGCATAGATCTGCACACCCACTCCACGGTCTCCGACGGGACGGACAGTCCCGCCGAGCTGATGGCCGCTGCCGCCGCCGCGGGGCTGAACGTGATCGCGCTGACCGATCACGACACCACCGCGGGCTGGCGACCGGCCATCGAGGCGCTGCCACGCGGCCTCACCCTGGTGCCGGGTGCCGAAATGTCCTGCGTGTCCGGTCCGCCGGGTGCGCGGATCGGTGTGCACCTGCTGGGGTACCTGTTCGACCCGGACGCCGAGGTGCTGGCCGCCGAGCAGCGCAGGCTGCGCCTGCAGCGGCGCACACGGGTGCGCACGATGGCCGAGCGGATGGCCGCCGACGGCCTGCCGGTGGACCCGGACGAGGTGCTCGGCCTGCTGCCGGACGACTCGCCGGCCGGGCGACCGCATCTCGCGCAGGCGCTGGTCCGGGCGGGTACGGTGTCCACTGTGGACGAAGCTTTCGCGCGGTACCTGGCCAGCGGGCGCGGGTACTACGTGCCGGGCGCGGACACCCTGGTGGAGACCGCGCTCGAGATGATCGCCGCGGCCGGCGGGGTGACCGTGCTGGCGCACGCGTTCGCGCACACCCGCGGGCCGATCCTGAGCGAGGAGGCCATCGCGAAGCTGGCCGCGCTCGGGCTGACCGGCCTCGAGGTGGACCACCCGAACCACGAGCCCGCCGATCGTGACCGCCTTCGCGCGCTGGCCGCCGACCTCGACCTGGTGGTGACCGGTTCGAGCGACTACCACGGCACCAACAAGACCATCGCGCTCGGCGCGGACCTGACCGCGCCGGAAGCGTTCGAGGAGCTGGTCGGCCGGGCCACCGGCTCGCACCTGGTAACCGGCTGA
- a CDS encoding PH domain-containing protein produces the protein MFAPRDPDEYLLDTERRVIRVRRHWATLLWDSFEAAALLAICVLVSYVLPPSMWLVNNILWYAALLVILRFAYLVMEWWVERLVVTDKRFVMTTGVFTTKVLMMPISKVTDLTYQRTAWGRMLGYGTMVVESAGQIQALNKIDYLPRPEEFYDTISELVFGDKQKQAERFSMIKAQRAARGKRMVG, from the coding sequence ATGTTCGCTCCCCGCGACCCAGACGAGTACCTCCTCGACACCGAGCGCCGGGTGATCCGCGTCCGGCGCCACTGGGCGACGCTCCTGTGGGACAGCTTCGAGGCGGCGGCGCTGCTGGCCATCTGCGTGCTGGTGTCGTACGTGCTGCCGCCGTCGATGTGGCTGGTCAACAACATCCTCTGGTACGCGGCGCTGCTGGTCATCCTGCGCTTCGCCTACCTGGTGATGGAGTGGTGGGTCGAGCGGCTGGTGGTCACCGACAAGCGGTTCGTGATGACCACCGGGGTGTTCACCACCAAGGTGCTGATGATGCCGATCAGCAAGGTCACCGACCTCACCTACCAGCGCACGGCCTGGGGGCGCATGCTCGGCTACGGCACCATGGTGGTCGAGTCGGCCGGTCAGATCCAGGCGCTGAACAAGATCGACTACCTCCCGCGACCGGAGGAGTTCTACGACACCATCTCCGAGCTGGTCTTCGGCGACAAGCAGAAGCAGGCCGAGCGGTTCTCGATGATCAAGGCCCAGCGCGCCGCGCGCGGCAAGCGCATGGTGGGCTGA
- a CDS encoding NUDIX hydrolase, whose translation MNQSRIRCVGGIALDSGGRLLLIRRANEPGAGLWSLPGGRVERDETDNDALIREMREETALEVVPGELVGMVERGPFDIYDYRCTAVAGALTAGDDASDARWVSSAEFAALERSGELVPLLAETLRSWNALPA comes from the coding sequence ATGAACCAGTCGAGGATCCGCTGCGTAGGCGGCATCGCGTTGGACTCCGGCGGCCGCCTCCTGCTGATCCGGCGGGCCAACGAGCCGGGCGCCGGGCTGTGGTCGCTGCCGGGCGGGCGGGTGGAACGGGATGAAACGGACAATGACGCGCTGATCCGGGAAATGCGCGAGGAAACCGCGCTCGAAGTGGTGCCGGGGGAACTGGTCGGCATGGTCGAGCGCGGCCCGTTCGACATCTACGACTACCGCTGCACCGCGGTCGCGGGCGCCCTGACGGCCGGGGACGACGCCTCGGACGCCCGCTGGGTGTCGAGCGCCGAGTTCGCCGCGCTGGAGCGCTCCGGCGAACTGGTGCCGCTCCTCGCCGAAACCCTGCGCTCGTGGAACGCGCTCCCGGCCTAG
- a CDS encoding DUF2332 domain-containing protein produces the protein MSDPLAEIKRRLAAFAEKEAAGVSPLYEHLAAHAAEDDEIAGLLLAAPAAEDARAPLLFATAHRLVQAEPIHPLSRYYPSLGGFDGVDAGTWPEFRGFLIERVEKAKALIASRYTQTNEVRRAALLYPAVALAAKAAGGKVALLEAGCSAGLLLGMDTFGYRYQCGGDQLTAGPAKSAVGLHCALELAEGAVAPKLPKKLPVGAKLGLDRAPVDAADEDELAWLEACVWADQPDRIRLLRTAAAAQRKNPPELVTGDLVDDLPAAVDRLPAELPLVLLTSHVVTYLPADKRAAFVDAVAGLGRPVWWVSQEAYEVGIEPLLPGRDDLRFADTGTSTLGLVEFGDGGPRATALARTAPHGQRMTWL, from the coding sequence ATGAGTGATCCGCTCGCCGAGATCAAGCGTCGGCTGGCCGCCTTCGCCGAGAAGGAGGCGGCCGGCGTCTCGCCGCTGTACGAGCACCTGGCCGCGCACGCCGCCGAGGACGACGAGATCGCCGGGCTGCTGCTCGCCGCGCCCGCGGCGGAGGACGCGCGGGCGCCGCTGCTGTTCGCCACGGCGCACCGGCTGGTCCAGGCCGAGCCGATCCACCCGCTGTCGCGCTACTACCCGTCGCTCGGCGGGTTCGACGGCGTGGACGCCGGGACGTGGCCGGAGTTCCGCGGTTTCCTGATCGAACGGGTGGAGAAGGCCAAGGCGCTGATCGCCTCGCGGTACACGCAGACCAACGAGGTGCGCCGGGCGGCGCTGCTGTACCCGGCGGTGGCGCTGGCGGCCAAGGCGGCAGGCGGCAAGGTCGCGCTGCTCGAAGCGGGCTGCAGCGCCGGGCTGCTGCTGGGCATGGACACCTTCGGCTACCGCTACCAGTGCGGCGGCGACCAGCTCACCGCCGGACCGGCCAAGTCGGCGGTCGGCCTGCACTGCGCGCTGGAGCTGGCCGAGGGCGCGGTGGCGCCCAAGCTGCCGAAGAAGCTGCCGGTCGGCGCGAAGCTCGGCCTGGACCGCGCGCCGGTGGACGCGGCCGACGAGGACGAGCTGGCCTGGCTGGAGGCGTGCGTGTGGGCCGACCAGCCCGACCGGATCCGGCTGCTGCGGACCGCGGCGGCGGCCCAGCGGAAGAACCCGCCGGAGCTGGTCACCGGGGACCTGGTGGACGACCTGCCCGCCGCGGTGGACCGGTTGCCCGCCGAGTTGCCGCTGGTGTTGCTGACCAGCCACGTGGTCACGTACCTGCCCGCGGACAAGCGGGCCGCGTTCGTCGACGCGGTGGCCGGGCTGGGACGGCCGGTGTGGTGGGTGAGCCAGGAGGCCTATGAGGTCGGGATCGAGCCGCTGCTGCCCGGCCGGGACGACCTGCGCTTCGCCGACACCGGCACCAGCACGCTGGGCCTGGTCGAATTCGGCGATGGCGGGCCACGGGCGACGGCACTGGCGAGGACGGCACCACACGGCCAGCGCATGACCTGGCTCTAG
- a CDS encoding MaoC family dehydratase: MQFGRYFEEFEVGAVYKHWPGKTVTEYDDHLFCLLTMNHHPLHLDAHYAGETTDFGKNVVVGNYIYSLLLGMSVPDVSGKAIANLEVESLKHVKPTFHGDTIYGETEVLDKTPSKSKDDRGVVYVETRGYKQDGTIVCVFRRKVMVPKQSYGEARGGEQPGRPVPHE; this comes from the coding sequence GTGCAGTTCGGGCGCTATTTCGAGGAGTTCGAGGTCGGGGCCGTGTACAAGCACTGGCCGGGCAAAACGGTCACCGAGTACGACGACCACCTCTTCTGCCTGCTGACCATGAACCACCACCCGCTGCACCTCGACGCGCACTACGCGGGGGAAACCACCGACTTCGGCAAGAACGTGGTGGTCGGCAACTACATCTATTCGCTGCTGCTGGGCATGTCGGTGCCGGACGTCTCGGGCAAGGCGATCGCCAACCTGGAGGTCGAATCGCTCAAGCACGTGAAGCCGACCTTCCACGGTGACACCATCTACGGCGAGACCGAGGTACTGGACAAGACGCCGTCGAAGTCCAAGGACGATCGCGGAGTGGTGTACGTGGAAACGCGCGGTTACAAGCAGGACGGCACGATCGTGTGCGTCTTCCGCCGCAAGGTGATGGTGCCCAAGCAGTCCTACGGCGAGGCAAGGGGTGGCGAGCAGCCCGGCCGCCCGGTGCCGCATGAGTGA
- the corA gene encoding magnesium/cobalt transporter CorA: MPSLPSLRGRGNGRGDGPRPLPVPLSAYVVDCAVYDEGARLSGRWTHSEAIEEVRRRGSGFVWIGLHEPDEEQIQGVAETFGLHELAVEDAVHAHQRPKLERYDDNLFLVLKTVRYVEHESPSTANEIVETGELMAFLGKDFIVTVRHGNHSGLARLRRELDQEPERLHLGPAAVLHAIADHVVDHYLDVTDHLEDDIDEMEAQVFAPRSSVTAETIYFMKREVLEMRRAVMPLATPLKRLAEGHSRLVPDEVRSYFRDVDDHLTQVSERVVNFDELLTTLVDATLAKITLQQNTDMRKITSWAAIIAVPTMGVGVYGMNFDYMPELHWRFGYPMVMGLILIVCLILYRIFRKNRWL; the protein is encoded by the coding sequence ATGCCTTCTCTTCCCTCCCTGCGCGGCCGCGGAAATGGCCGCGGTGACGGTCCGCGCCCGCTGCCCGTCCCCCTTTCGGCGTACGTGGTGGACTGCGCGGTCTACGACGAGGGCGCGCGCCTGTCCGGGCGCTGGACGCACTCCGAGGCGATCGAAGAGGTCCGGCGGCGGGGTTCCGGCTTCGTCTGGATCGGCCTGCACGAGCCGGACGAGGAGCAGATCCAGGGCGTCGCGGAGACCTTCGGCCTGCACGAGCTGGCGGTGGAGGACGCGGTGCACGCGCACCAGCGCCCGAAGCTGGAGCGCTACGACGACAACCTGTTCCTGGTACTGAAGACAGTTCGCTACGTCGAACACGAATCTCCCAGCACTGCCAACGAAATCGTCGAGACCGGCGAGCTGATGGCCTTCCTGGGCAAGGACTTCATCGTCACCGTCCGGCACGGCAACCACTCCGGCCTGGCCCGGCTGCGCCGGGAACTGGACCAGGAGCCCGAGCGGCTGCACCTGGGCCCGGCCGCGGTGCTGCACGCCATCGCCGACCACGTGGTCGACCACTACCTGGACGTGACCGACCACCTCGAGGACGACATCGACGAGATGGAGGCGCAGGTCTTCGCGCCGCGCTCGTCGGTGACCGCCGAGACGATCTACTTCATGAAGCGCGAAGTGCTGGAGATGCGCCGCGCGGTGATGCCGCTGGCCACCCCGCTCAAGCGGCTCGCCGAGGGGCACAGCAGGCTGGTGCCGGACGAGGTGCGCTCGTACTTCCGCGACGTCGACGACCACCTCACCCAGGTCTCCGAGCGGGTGGTCAACTTCGACGAGCTGCTCACCACGCTGGTCGACGCCACGCTGGCCAAGATCACGCTGCAGCAGAACACCGACATGCGCAAGATCACCTCGTGGGCGGCGATCATCGCGGTGCCCACCATGGGCGTCGGCGTGTACGGGATGAACTTCGACTACATGCCCGAACTGCACTGGCGCTTCGGCTATCCGATGGTGATGGGCCTGATCCTCATCGTCTGCCTGATCCTCTACCGAATATTCCGGAAGAACCGCTGGCTCTGA
- a CDS encoding metallophosphoesterase, giving the protein MLRALVVADEVDERLWAGATGGLAVDLILGAGDLPFDYLEFLANALDRPCVFVPGNHDPDLSGFTRYGGLSMRDGFPAHWPGPAGGVNADGRVVDVAGLRIAGLGGSIRYNDGPNQWTQAQQARRARRLVRRAARRKRRDGRGVDVLLTHSPPRHLGDREDPPHHGFDCLHRTTEKLAPRWLLHGHIHPHGEATPDRRIGETVVRNVVGYHIISFEGVGR; this is encoded by the coding sequence ATGCTCCGCGCGCTGGTGGTGGCCGACGAGGTGGACGAACGGTTGTGGGCCGGCGCCACCGGGGGTCTCGCGGTCGACCTCATTCTCGGTGCCGGTGATCTGCCGTTCGACTACCTGGAATTCCTCGCCAACGCGCTGGACCGGCCGTGCGTTTTCGTGCCGGGTAACCATGATCCCGATCTGTCCGGCTTCACCAGGTACGGAGGTCTGTCCATGCGGGACGGTTTCCCGGCACACTGGCCAGGTCCGGCGGGCGGGGTGAACGCCGACGGGCGGGTGGTCGACGTGGCCGGGCTGCGCATCGCCGGGCTCGGCGGTTCGATCCGCTACAACGACGGCCCGAACCAGTGGACGCAGGCGCAGCAGGCACGCCGCGCCCGCCGGCTGGTGCGCCGGGCGGCCAGACGCAAGCGTCGCGACGGCCGCGGGGTGGACGTCCTGCTGACGCACTCGCCGCCCCGGCACCTCGGTGACCGGGAGGATCCGCCGCACCACGGTTTCGACTGCCTGCACCGGACCACAGAGAAGCTCGCGCCGCGCTGGCTGCTGCACGGTCACATCCACCCGCACGGCGAGGCGACGCCCGACCGGCGCATCGGGGAAACCGTGGTGCGCAACGTGGTCGGGTACCACATCATTTCCTTCGAAGGGGTGGGGCGATGA
- a CDS encoding chromosome partitioning protein ParB, whose product MKGDTGFPRADAESDFLRARRRQVLSRLANWLRREPDDVNIMLPFHEVVDALGWAGERRIGLRVIQLSSIVGSVDRGRDFDRRFRPTSGRVRERWERLALAARRGESIPPIEVYRIGELHFIIDGHHRVSVAHAMGLGTIDAQVTEVRTKLDPAGIRYRGDLIVKDYRRIFLERVPLTGQARASVIVTDPWDYAELGEHVEAWGFRLMQDEGAFLDRPTIAARWYAEEYEPVVRMLHQADLIRGRTEAEAYMWVAGERYRLIRTHRWDDEVIETLRTRR is encoded by the coding sequence ATGAAGGGTGACACCGGTTTTCCCAGGGCCGACGCGGAAAGCGACTTCCTGCGCGCCCGGCGGCGGCAGGTGCTCTCGCGACTGGCCAACTGGCTCCGCCGCGAACCCGACGACGTCAACATCATGCTGCCGTTCCACGAGGTGGTGGACGCGCTGGGCTGGGCGGGCGAGCGGCGGATCGGGCTCAGGGTGATCCAGCTTTCGTCCATTGTGGGCAGTGTGGACCGCGGCCGGGACTTCGACCGCCGGTTCCGCCCGACCTCGGGCCGGGTGCGCGAACGCTGGGAACGGCTCGCACTGGCAGCCCGGCGCGGGGAGAGCATTCCGCCGATCGAGGTGTACCGGATCGGGGAACTGCACTTCATCATCGACGGGCACCACCGCGTCTCGGTGGCGCACGCGATGGGACTGGGCACGATCGACGCGCAGGTGACGGAGGTGCGAACCAAACTGGACCCGGCGGGCATCCGGTACCGCGGGGACCTGATCGTCAAGGACTACCGGCGCATCTTCCTGGAGCGGGTGCCACTGACCGGGCAGGCGCGGGCGTCGGTGATCGTCACGGATCCGTGGGACTACGCGGAACTCGGTGAGCACGTGGAGGCGTGGGGCTTCCGGCTGATGCAGGACGAAGGCGCCTTCCTGGACCGCCCGACGATCGCCGCGCGGTGGTACGCCGAGGAGTACGAGCCGGTGGTGCGGATGCTGCACCAGGCCGACCTGATCCGGGGCCGCACCGAAGCCGAGGCTTACATGTGGGTGGCCGGGGAGCGGTACCGCCTGATCCGCACCCACCGCTGGGACGACGAGGTGATCGAAACCCTGCGCACGCGCCGTTAG